In one window of Janthinobacterium sp. 1_2014MBL_MicDiv DNA:
- the epsC gene encoding serine O-acetyltransferase EpsC, translating to MHSICPAAPADDTVQWNLGPVIQALRTSREEKHKIRHNGRVRELPSREALTTIVNGLSAALFPTHYGRPNLTDESIDYFVGDTLNTTLNRLSEQVRRGLLFSAPAHAVPAGDEGDAASDDAALAQQARDITRAFAASLPDIRALLVSDVQAAYAGDPAATSVAEIMLCYPGTIAILYHRLAHRLHALGAPFLARLIADIAHTLTGIDIHPGAHIGASFFIDHGTGVVIGETAIIGQRVRLYQAVTLGAKRFPADASGALIKGTPRHPIVEDDVVIYAGATVLGRITIGAGSTIGGNVWLTQSVPPESNVSQAQMRND from the coding sequence ATGCACAGCATCTGTCCCGCAGCACCCGCCGACGACACGGTCCAGTGGAACCTGGGTCCCGTGATCCAGGCGCTGCGCACCTCGCGCGAGGAAAAGCACAAGATCCGCCATAACGGCAGGGTGCGCGAACTGCCGTCGCGCGAAGCCCTGACCACCATCGTCAACGGCTTGTCGGCGGCCCTGTTCCCCACCCATTACGGGCGGCCCAACCTGACCGATGAAAGCATCGACTACTTTGTCGGCGATACCCTGAACACCACCCTGAACCGCCTCAGCGAGCAGGTGCGGCGCGGCCTGCTGTTTTCTGCCCCGGCTCACGCCGTGCCCGCCGGCGACGAGGGCGATGCCGCCAGCGACGACGCGGCGCTGGCGCAGCAGGCGCGCGACATCACGCGCGCGTTCGCCGCCAGCCTGCCCGACATCCGCGCGCTGCTGGTGTCGGACGTGCAGGCCGCCTACGCGGGCGATCCGGCCGCCACCTCGGTGGCCGAGATCATGCTGTGCTATCCGGGCACCATCGCCATCCTGTACCACCGCCTGGCGCACCGCCTGCATGCGCTGGGTGCACCGTTCCTCGCGCGCCTGATCGCCGACATCGCGCATACCCTGACCGGCATCGACATCCACCCGGGCGCGCATATCGGCGCGTCGTTCTTCATCGACCATGGCACGGGGGTGGTGATCGGCGAGACGGCCATCATCGGCCAGCGGGTGCGCCTGTACCAGGCCGTCACCCTGGGCGCCAAGCGCTTCCCGGCAGATGCCAGCGGTGCGCTGATCAAGGGCACGCCGCGCCATCCCATCGTCGAGGACGACGTGGTGATATACGCGGGCGCGACGGTGCTGGGGCGCATCACCATCGGCGCGGGGTCGACCATCGGGGGGAATGTGTGGCTGACGCAGAGCGTGCCGCCGGAGAGCAATGTATCGCAGGCGCAGATGCGCAATGACTGA
- the ssuD gene encoding FMNH2-dependent alkanesulfonate monooxygenase, whose translation MSLNVFWFIPTHGDSRYLGTSQGARPVDADYLRQVAVAADTLGYDGVLLPTGRSCEDAWVVASSLISVTQKLKFLVAIRPGLSTPGLAVRMASTFDRLSNGRLLINVVTGGDQGELEADGLFADHAKRYEISDEFIKVWRATLAGEGGAAGYDFEGKHIQVKGAKTLYPPVQKPYPPLYFGGSSEPAHELAAEQMDVYLTWGEPPAAVAEKIADIRARAAKKGRTVRFGIRLHVIVRDTNEAAWRAADELISHLDDDIIAKAQAAFGKMDSVGQQRMAALHGGRRDKLEVSPNLWAGVGLVRGGAGTALVGDGPTVVARMQEYADLGIDTFIFSGYPHLEESYRFAELVFPLLGKGKAVGEQSLSGPFGEVMASNIVPAAPQKKAA comes from the coding sequence ATGTCATTGAATGTCTTCTGGTTTATCCCCACCCACGGCGACAGCCGCTACCTGGGCACGTCGCAGGGCGCGCGCCCCGTCGATGCCGATTACTTGCGCCAGGTGGCCGTCGCCGCCGATACCCTGGGCTACGACGGCGTGCTGCTGCCGACGGGCCGCTCCTGCGAAGACGCCTGGGTGGTGGCCTCGTCATTGATCAGCGTGACGCAAAAGCTCAAATTCCTGGTGGCCATCCGCCCCGGCCTGTCCACGCCCGGCCTGGCCGTGCGCATGGCTTCCACCTTCGACCGGCTGTCGAACGGGCGCCTCTTGATCAATGTCGTTACGGGCGGCGACCAGGGCGAACTGGAAGCGGACGGCCTGTTTGCCGACCACGCCAAACGCTATGAAATCTCCGATGAATTCATCAAGGTGTGGCGCGCCACGCTGGCCGGCGAGGGCGGCGCTGCCGGCTACGATTTCGAGGGCAAGCATATCCAGGTGAAGGGGGCGAAAACCCTGTATCCGCCCGTGCAGAAACCGTATCCGCCCCTGTACTTCGGCGGCTCGTCGGAGCCGGCGCACGAACTGGCGGCCGAGCAGATGGACGTCTACCTGACGTGGGGCGAGCCGCCGGCCGCCGTGGCGGAAAAGATCGCCGATATCCGCGCGCGCGCCGCGAAAAAAGGCCGCACGGTGCGTTTCGGCATCCGCCTGCACGTGATCGTGCGCGACACCAACGAGGCGGCCTGGCGCGCGGCCGATGAACTGATCAGCCATCTCGATGACGACATCATCGCCAAGGCGCAGGCGGCCTTCGGCAAGATGGATTCCGTGGGCCAGCAGCGCATGGCGGCCCTGCATGGCGGGCGGCGCGACAAGCTCGAAGTGTCGCCCAACCTGTGGGCCGGCGTGGGGCTGGTGCGCGGCGGCGCCGGCACGGCCCTCGTCGGCGACGGCCCGACCGTGGTGGCGCGCATGCAGGAGTACGCGGACCTGGGCATCGACACCTTCATCTTCTCGGGCTATCCGCACCTGGAAGAGTCGTACCGCTTCGCCGAACTGGTATTCCCGCTGCTGGGCAAGGGCAAGGCCGTGGGCGAGCAATCCTTGAGCGGCCCCTTCGGCGAAGTCATGGCCAGCAACATCGTGCCGGCCGCGCCGCAGAAAAAGGCGGCCTGA
- the ssuC gene encoding aliphatic sulfonate ABC transporter permease SsuC, whose protein sequence is MAAGIAKRAPGTPWRDGLAPWALPVALLLAWQLASQWGWLSSRILPEPWAVAKAFWSLAASGELWLHLKTSLWRATVGFVIGAGLGLLLGLLTGSFRHAETLLDTTLQMVRNIPALALIPLVILWFGIDETAKLFLLAVGVFFPVYLNTFHGIRSADQGLIEMAKSYGLSGWPLYRDVILPAAMPSILVGVRFSLGLVWVLLIVAETISAQAGIGYMTMNAREFLQTDVVLVGILLYALLGKLADLFSRRLERHCLRWNPAYR, encoded by the coding sequence ATGGCGGCCGGCATCGCCAAACGCGCGCCCGGCACGCCGTGGCGCGATGGCTTGGCGCCGTGGGCCCTGCCCGTGGCGCTGCTGCTGGCCTGGCAGCTGGCGTCGCAGTGGGGCTGGCTGTCGAGCCGCATCCTGCCCGAGCCGTGGGCCGTGGCGAAAGCCTTCTGGAGCCTGGCCGCGTCGGGCGAGCTGTGGCTGCACCTGAAAACGAGCTTGTGGCGGGCGACGGTGGGCTTCGTCATCGGCGCGGGGCTGGGTTTGCTGCTCGGGCTGTTGACGGGCAGCTTCCGCCATGCGGAAACCCTGCTCGACACCACCCTGCAAATGGTGCGCAACATCCCGGCCCTGGCCCTGATCCCGCTGGTGATCCTGTGGTTCGGCATCGACGAGACGGCCAAATTGTTCCTGCTGGCCGTCGGCGTGTTCTTTCCCGTCTACCTGAACACCTTCCACGGCATCCGCTCGGCCGACCAGGGCCTGATCGAAATGGCGAAAAGCTACGGCCTGTCCGGCTGGCCCCTGTACCGCGACGTGATCCTGCCGGCCGCCATGCCGTCCATCCTGGTCGGCGTGCGCTTTTCGCTGGGCCTCGTGTGGGTGCTGCTGATCGTCGCCGAAACCATCTCGGCGCAGGCCGGCATCGGCTACATGACCATGAATGCGCGCGAATTCCTGCAAACGGACGTGGTGCTGGTGGGGATCTTGCTGTACGCCTTGCTGGGCAAACTGGCCGATCTGTTTTCGCGCCGGCTGGAACGCCACTGCCTGCGCTGGAACCCCGCCTACCGATAA
- the bla gene encoding subclass B3 metallo-beta-lactamase: MPLTSPRALAGHGALALALLLAGQASVALAQVPATAATPGCEVCAAWNADQAPFRIFGNTYYVGVKGLSSVLVTSPQGHVLIDGGLPESAQKIIANIAALGFRIEDVKLILNSHGHIDHAGGLAELQRRSNALVAASPSAALDLASGEVGPDDPQYHALPKYPPVKDMRLARDGSHFDVGPVNLTAHATPGHTPGGLSWTWQSCDGPRCLNMVYADSLNAVSRPGFKFSASSEYPQALADLRHSFETLEKLPCDVLISAHPEASQLWQRLEASATAGSEAFVDPQACRAYVAAARTLLEARLEQEKQE, translated from the coding sequence ATGCCCCTCACATCTCCACGCGCGCTGGCCGGCCACGGCGCTCTCGCCCTGGCCCTGCTGCTGGCCGGCCAGGCCTCCGTGGCGCTGGCGCAGGTTCCCGCCACAGCGGCCACGCCCGGCTGCGAAGTCTGCGCCGCCTGGAACGCCGACCAGGCGCCGTTCCGCATCTTCGGCAATACCTATTATGTGGGCGTCAAGGGCCTCAGCTCCGTGCTCGTCACGTCGCCGCAAGGCCATGTGCTGATCGACGGCGGCTTGCCGGAATCGGCGCAAAAGATCATCGCCAACATCGCCGCGCTGGGTTTCCGCATCGAGGACGTCAAGCTGATCCTCAATTCGCACGGCCATATCGACCATGCGGGCGGCCTGGCCGAGCTGCAGCGGCGCAGCAATGCGCTGGTGGCCGCCAGCCCGTCGGCCGCACTGGACCTGGCGTCCGGCGAAGTGGGGCCGGACGACCCGCAATACCATGCGCTGCCCAAGTACCCGCCCGTGAAGGACATGCGCCTGGCGCGCGACGGCAGCCATTTCGACGTCGGCCCCGTCAACCTGACGGCGCACGCCACGCCGGGCCACACGCCCGGAGGCCTGAGCTGGACGTGGCAATCGTGCGACGGTCCGCGCTGCCTGAACATGGTGTACGCGGACAGCCTCAATGCCGTCTCGCGCCCCGGCTTCAAGTTCAGCGCCAGCAGCGAGTATCCGCAGGCGCTGGCCGACTTGCGCCACAGCTTCGAGACGCTGGAAAAGCTGCCGTGCGACGTGCTGATCTCGGCCCACCCGGAAGCGTCGCAATTGTGGCAGCGGCTGGAGGCCAGTGCGACGGCAGGCAGCGAAGCCTTCGTCGACCCGCAGGCCTGCCGCGCCTACGTGGCGGCCGCGCGCACCCTGCTCGAAGCGCGCCTGGAGCAGGAAAAGCAGGAATGA
- a CDS encoding multidrug effflux MFS transporter, which yields MTKLLTWILAGLAMVGPLAIDTYLPSFPAIAQDFNASPLLVQQTLSFFLFTFAFMMLFYGTLSDSFGRRPVILVSLVLYVIASVGAALAPSLGWLLAWRVLQGLSAGAGSVIGRAIVQDRYSGAAAQKILSHIMMVFALAPAIAPVLGGWLQVGLGWRWIFWFLTAFGVLMFVIVWRALPESLPKEQRHAFHLGDIAVNYWKVLCHRQFLLLSTAIGAAFGGFALYIGSAAYFIINILHLPETAFAWLFIPLISGMVIGSALSAKIAHRYSQRQMIWAGFILMLVAALANIGYNYFFAAEVPWAVLPLFFYSFALSIAMPPMTLMALNHFPNNSGLASSMQSFIQMLLFALVSGLVAPLLFDSALNLAYGVMAGLVVSLLCWVFAQGKADA from the coding sequence ATGACTAAATTATTAACATGGATCCTGGCGGGCCTGGCGATGGTCGGACCGCTTGCAATCGACACCTATCTGCCGTCTTTCCCCGCCATCGCGCAAGATTTCAATGCCAGCCCCCTGCTGGTACAGCAAACCCTGAGCTTTTTCCTGTTCACGTTCGCCTTCATGATGCTGTTTTACGGCACCCTGTCCGACTCGTTCGGCCGCCGCCCCGTGATCCTCGTCTCGCTGGTGCTGTACGTGATCGCCTCCGTGGGCGCGGCGCTGGCGCCGTCGCTGGGCTGGCTGCTGGCCTGGCGCGTGCTGCAGGGACTGTCGGCGGGCGCCGGCTCCGTGATCGGCCGCGCCATCGTGCAGGACCGCTATTCGGGCGCCGCCGCGCAAAAAATCCTCTCGCACATCATGATGGTCTTCGCGCTGGCGCCGGCCATCGCGCCCGTGCTGGGCGGCTGGCTGCAGGTGGGCCTGGGCTGGCGCTGGATCTTCTGGTTCCTCACGGCCTTCGGCGTGCTGATGTTCGTCATCGTCTGGCGCGCCTTGCCGGAAAGCTTGCCGAAGGAGCAGCGCCACGCCTTCCACCTGGGCGACATTGCCGTCAATTACTGGAAAGTACTGTGCCACCGCCAGTTCCTGCTGCTGTCGACGGCCATCGGCGCGGCCTTTGGCGGCTTCGCCCTGTACATCGGTTCGGCCGCCTACTTCATCATCAACATCCTGCATTTGCCGGAGACGGCGTTCGCCTGGCTGTTCATTCCCCTGATCAGCGGCATGGTGATCGGTTCGGCCCTGTCGGCGAAAATCGCCCACCGCTACAGCCAGCGCCAGATGATCTGGGCCGGATTTATTTTGATGCTGGTGGCCGCGCTGGCCAACATCGGCTACAACTACTTCTTTGCCGCCGAAGTGCCATGGGCCGTGCTGCCCCTGTTCTTCTACTCGTTCGCCCTGTCCATCGCCATGCCGCCGATGACCCTGATGGCCCTGAACCACTTCCCCAACAACAGCGGCCTGGCATCGTCGATGCAGTCGTTCATCCAGATGCTGCTGTTCGCGCTCGTTTCGGGACTGGTGGCGCCGCTGCTGTTCGACAGCGCCCTGAACCTGGCGTATGGCGTGATGGCGGGATTGGTGGTGAGCTTGCTGTGCTGGGTATTTGCCCAGGGTAAGGCAGACGCGTAG
- a CDS encoding acyl-CoA dehydrogenase family protein: protein MPTAFLHATRPAIPTPEPLQDAIGIATSLAARLAETANARDQAGGHAAQEREWLRDSGLLTLSIPVEFGGQGASWPLVYQVIRILARADSALAHVFGFHHLQLAGLQLYGSAQQQRRLLTLTVDERLFWGNALNPLDKRVTAIDTEDGYLLDGVKSFSSGSVGSDWLTVSAWHAPTQTALIAALPTRQDGLTVQADWDAFGQRQTDSGNVHFQGVALPRELVLQAPAQAATPQATVRSQIAQLIMANLYLGIAEGAFEAARRYTGEQAKAWFASGVAQATDDPLVQHRYGQLWLLLRPAQVLADAAAQELESVFRKGPLVTARERGLLAVAVAEAKCLAHKAGLEISSQMFELTGARSTSARYGYDRYWRNVRVHTLHDPIDYKLRDLGRFALNGTVPEPTAYS, encoded by the coding sequence ATGCCTACCGCCTTCCTCCACGCCACCCGCCCCGCCATCCCCACGCCGGAACCACTGCAGGACGCCATCGGCATCGCCACGTCGCTGGCCGCGCGCCTGGCCGAAACGGCGAATGCCCGCGACCAGGCCGGCGGCCATGCGGCACAGGAGCGCGAATGGCTGCGCGATTCAGGCTTGCTGACGTTATCGATCCCCGTGGAATTCGGCGGCCAGGGCGCGTCCTGGCCCCTCGTGTACCAGGTGATCCGCATCCTGGCGCGCGCCGACAGCGCGCTGGCGCACGTCTTCGGCTTTCACCATTTGCAGCTGGCCGGCCTGCAGCTGTACGGCAGCGCGCAGCAGCAGCGCCGCCTGCTCACGCTCACCGTCGACGAGCGCCTGTTCTGGGGCAATGCATTGAATCCGCTCGACAAGCGCGTCACCGCCATCGACACCGAAGACGGCTACCTTCTCGATGGCGTCAAGAGCTTTTCCTCCGGCTCGGTCGGTTCCGACTGGCTGACCGTCTCCGCCTGGCACGCGCCCACGCAGACGGCGCTGATCGCCGCCCTGCCCACGCGCCAGGACGGCCTGACCGTGCAGGCGGACTGGGACGCCTTCGGCCAGCGCCAGACGGACAGCGGCAATGTGCATTTCCAGGGCGTCGCCCTGCCGCGGGAGCTGGTGCTGCAGGCGCCCGCGCAGGCGGCCACGCCGCAAGCCACCGTGCGCTCGCAGATCGCGCAGCTGATCATGGCCAACCTGTACCTGGGCATCGCCGAAGGTGCGTTCGAGGCGGCGCGCCGCTATACGGGCGAGCAGGCGAAGGCCTGGTTCGCCTCCGGCGTGGCGCAGGCCACGGACGATCCCCTGGTACAGCACCGCTACGGCCAGCTATGGCTGCTGCTGCGTCCCGCGCAGGTGCTGGCCGACGCGGCGGCGCAGGAGCTGGAAAGCGTATTTCGCAAGGGACCGCTGGTGACGGCGCGCGAACGGGGATTGCTGGCCGTGGCCGTGGCCGAAGCCAAGTGCCTGGCGCACAAGGCGGGACTGGAGATCAGCAGCCAGATGTTCGAACTGACGGGCGCCCGCTCCACCTCGGCCCGGTATGGCTACGACCGCTACTGGCGCAACGTGCGCGTGCATACCCTGCACGACCCCATCGACTACAAGCTGCGCGACCTGGGACGCTTTGCCCTGAACGGCACCGTGCCCGAGCCGACGGCTTATTCCTGA
- a CDS encoding META domain-containing protein — translation MFKIATLIPLAAIVAFTAGCAQTPVRSDAAAAAPGATSPARPAPKLTDTQWKLKELKGKKIVRKAPEQRDVTLLLAEGRAGGHSGCNQMMGGYTSDGVSTLSFGQMAGTMMMCQPQDMELERELLTTLGEVNGYRYADQELLLLKDGVPVARYEALTVK, via the coding sequence ATGTTCAAGATCGCCACCCTGATTCCCCTGGCCGCCATCGTCGCCTTCACGGCCGGCTGCGCGCAAACCCCGGTGCGCAGCGATGCCGCCGCCGCGGCGCCCGGCGCCACCTCGCCCGCCAGGCCGGCGCCGAAACTGACGGACACGCAGTGGAAGCTGAAGGAATTGAAGGGCAAGAAAATCGTGCGCAAGGCGCCCGAACAGCGCGACGTGACCCTGCTGCTGGCCGAAGGCCGCGCCGGTGGCCACAGCGGCTGCAACCAGATGATGGGCGGCTACACCAGCGATGGCGTCAGCACCCTGAGCTTTGGCCAGATGGCCGGCACCATGATGATGTGCCAGCCGCAGGACATGGAGCTCGAGCGCGAACTGCTGACCACCCTGGGCGAAGTCAATGGCTACCGCTATGCCGACCAGGAATTGCTGTTGCTGAAGGATGGCGTGCCCGTGGCGCGCTATGAAGCGCTGACGGTGAAGTAA
- a CDS encoding MetQ/NlpA family ABC transporter substrate-binding protein has product MTIARRSIVLTALALALSSGFAHAKDPKDITIGTSAGPYADQIKLGIKPILEKQGYKVKLVEFNDYIQPNFALAEGSLDANVFQHIVYLKKFAQEHKLALTDLITIPTAPIAIYSKKHKTLDDVKEGTTVGLPNDPTNQARALVLLDQLKWIKLRDNFDPVRASEKDIAVNTKKIKLLPLEAAQLPRSLGDTDYSFINGNYALASGLKLTDALVAEKISPNYINLVAVRTADKDKQFAKDLAAAYRSREFLDITNKHFAGYSKPDYQQALQTAAK; this is encoded by the coding sequence ATGACCATCGCCCGCCGCAGCATCGTTCTCACCGCCCTGGCACTCGCCCTGTCCAGCGGCTTCGCCCACGCCAAGGATCCCAAGGACATCACCATCGGCACCAGCGCCGGGCCATATGCGGACCAGATCAAGCTGGGCATCAAGCCTATCCTGGAAAAACAGGGTTACAAGGTCAAGCTGGTCGAATTCAACGACTACATCCAGCCCAATTTCGCGCTGGCCGAGGGCTCGCTGGACGCCAACGTCTTCCAGCACATCGTCTACCTGAAGAAATTCGCGCAGGAGCACAAGCTGGCCCTGACGGACCTGATCACGATACCCACGGCGCCGATCGCCATCTACAGCAAGAAGCACAAGACGCTCGACGACGTGAAGGAAGGCACGACGGTAGGCTTGCCGAACGACCCGACCAACCAGGCGCGCGCGCTGGTGCTGCTCGACCAATTGAAATGGATCAAGCTGCGCGACAATTTCGACCCCGTGCGCGCGTCGGAAAAGGATATCGCCGTCAACACGAAGAAAATCAAGCTGCTGCCGCTGGAAGCGGCGCAGCTGCCACGTTCGCTGGGCGACACCGATTACTCTTTCATCAACGGCAATTACGCGCTGGCGTCCGGGCTGAAACTGACGGACGCGCTGGTGGCCGAGAAAATCTCGCCCAACTACATCAACCTGGTGGCCGTGCGCACGGCCGACAAGGACAAGCAGTTCGCGAAAGACCTGGCGGCCGCCTACCGCTCGCGCGAATTCCTCGACATCACCAACAAGCACTTTGCCGGCTACTCGAAACCCGACTACCAGCAAGCCTTGCAGACGGCGGCGAAGTAA
- a CDS encoding LLM class flavin-dependent oxidoreductase, protein MSKTIRFNAFQMNTVGHQSPGLWTHARDRSHRYTDPGHWTELARLLEAGLFDAVFLADVLGVYDVYRGSLDAALEHGVQVPLNDTLALVPIMAQATTHLGFGVTCALTYEHPYTFARRISTLDHLTGGRIGWNIVTGYLDSAARNLGLQQQLGHDERYDLADEYLDVVYKLWEKSWDDDAVVNDKTRGIYADPARVHPINHAGRHYQVPGIHLCEPSPQRTPLLYQAGTSPRGTRFAARHAEATFVSGPSKTVVKRYADELRAAVRLAGRDGDALLIYAQALVITGATEAEARAKHADYLRHVNIEAALVLLSGWTGVDFSRYPLDATIEYIDSEAGRSALASFSQADPDRRWTVREAAEYIGLGGRGPVIVGDARQVADQLEAWTDETGIDGFNLAFAVAHDSMADVVAHIVPELQQRGRYRTSYDDGTLRHKVFGHGPRLPAGHAGRQVSIAPDNATLAAA, encoded by the coding sequence ATGAGCAAGACCATACGCTTCAACGCCTTCCAGATGAATACCGTCGGCCACCAGTCGCCGGGACTGTGGACGCATGCGCGCGACCGCAGCCACCGCTACACCGATCCCGGGCACTGGACGGAACTGGCGCGGCTGCTGGAAGCGGGCCTGTTCGACGCGGTGTTCCTGGCCGACGTGCTGGGCGTGTATGACGTGTACCGGGGCAGCCTCGATGCAGCCCTGGAACACGGCGTGCAGGTGCCGCTGAACGACACGCTGGCGCTCGTGCCCATCATGGCGCAAGCCACCACGCACCTGGGCTTCGGCGTCACCTGCGCCCTCACCTACGAACACCCGTACACGTTCGCTCGCCGCATTTCCACGCTCGATCACCTGACGGGCGGGCGCATCGGCTGGAATATCGTCACCGGCTACCTCGATAGCGCGGCGCGCAACCTGGGACTGCAGCAGCAGCTGGGACACGACGAACGCTACGACCTGGCCGACGAATACCTCGACGTCGTCTACAAGCTGTGGGAAAAAAGCTGGGACGACGACGCCGTCGTCAACGACAAAACGCGCGGCATCTATGCCGATCCCGCCAGAGTCCACCCGATCAACCATGCCGGGCGCCACTACCAGGTGCCCGGCATCCATTTGTGCGAACCGTCGCCGCAGCGCACGCCGCTGCTGTACCAGGCGGGCACCTCGCCGCGCGGCACGCGCTTTGCTGCGCGCCATGCGGAAGCGACCTTCGTCAGTGGCCCCAGCAAGACGGTGGTGAAGCGCTACGCCGACGAGCTGCGCGCCGCCGTGCGCCTGGCGGGACGCGACGGCGACGCGCTGCTGATCTACGCGCAGGCGCTGGTCATCACGGGCGCCACCGAAGCCGAGGCGCGCGCCAAGCACGCCGACTACCTGCGCCACGTGAACATCGAAGCGGCGCTGGTGCTGCTGTCCGGCTGGACGGGCGTCGATTTCAGCCGCTATCCGCTCGACGCCACCATCGAATACATCGACTCCGAGGCGGGCCGCTCGGCGCTGGCCTCGTTCAGCCAGGCCGACCCCGATCGCCGCTGGACGGTGCGCGAGGCGGCCGAATACATCGGCCTGGGCGGGCGCGGCCCCGTCATCGTCGGCGATGCGCGCCAGGTGGCCGACCAGCTGGAGGCATGGACAGATGAAACGGGCATCGACGGCTTCAATCTCGCCTTCGCCGTGGCGCACGACAGCATGGCCGACGTGGTCGCCCACATCGTGCCCGAACTGCAGCAGCGCGGGCGCTACCGCACCAGCTACGACGACGGCACCTTGCGCCACAAGGTGTTTGGCCACGGCCCGCGCCTGCCGGCCGGCCACGCGGGGCGCCAGGTCAGCATCGCGCCGGACAACGCCACCCTGGCAGCTGCCTGA
- a CDS encoding sulfonate ABC transporter substrate-binding protein has translation MTHRHAQRLSRRTTLGLLFAAAAGVMAAGMPVTAQAQARGEVRIGYQKYGTLTLLKGRGTLEKRLAEQGVGVKWTEFPAGPVLLEGLNVGSIDFGTVGEAPPIFAQAAGANLVYVGNEPASPASEAIVVPKGSGLRTLADLKGKKIALNKGSNVHYLLLKALEKAGVVYADIQPVFLPPADARAAFERGSVDAWAIWDPFLAAAEKQLGARVLADGKGLVANYQFYLASRTYAEKNPEILRIVLDEVAKVDDWGRNNPDEVATILSAQTGLSKDVVALAASRYAYGVKPVSVDVIASQQRVADAFSSLKLIPKPIVVKDALLPARQLATSTK, from the coding sequence ATGACACACCGCCACGCACAACGCCTCTCGCGCCGTACCACCCTGGGCCTGCTGTTCGCCGCCGCTGCCGGCGTGATGGCGGCCGGCATGCCGGTGACGGCGCAGGCCCAAGCCAGGGGGGAGGTACGCATCGGCTACCAGAAATACGGCACATTGACCTTGCTCAAGGGCCGCGGCACGCTGGAAAAGCGTCTGGCCGAACAGGGCGTGGGCGTGAAATGGACGGAATTTCCGGCCGGCCCCGTGCTGCTCGAAGGCTTGAACGTGGGCAGCATCGACTTCGGCACGGTTGGCGAGGCGCCGCCCATCTTTGCGCAGGCGGCCGGTGCCAACCTGGTGTACGTCGGCAATGAGCCGGCGTCGCCCGCCAGCGAAGCCATCGTCGTGCCCAAGGGCTCTGGCCTGCGCACCCTGGCCGACCTGAAAGGCAAGAAGATCGCCCTGAACAAGGGATCGAACGTGCATTACCTGCTGTTGAAAGCGCTGGAAAAGGCCGGCGTCGTGTATGCCGACATCCAGCCCGTGTTCCTGCCGCCGGCCGATGCGCGCGCCGCCTTCGAGCGCGGCAGCGTGGATGCCTGGGCCATCTGGGATCCGTTCCTGGCTGCCGCCGAAAAGCAGCTGGGCGCCCGCGTGCTGGCCGATGGCAAGGGGCTGGTGGCGAACTACCAGTTCTACCTGGCGTCGCGCACCTATGCGGAAAAAAATCCCGAGATCCTGCGCATCGTGCTTGACGAAGTGGCCAAGGTCGATGACTGGGGCCGCAACAACCCGGACGAAGTGGCGACGATTCTTTCGGCGCAGACGGGCTTGAGCAAGGATGTCGTGGCGCTGGCCGCCTCGCGCTATGCCTACGGCGTGAAACCCGTGTCGGTCGACGTCATCGCCTCGCAGCAAAGGGTGGCGGACGCGTTCTCCAGCCTGAAGCTGATCCCGAAACCCATCGTCGTCAAGGACGCGCTGCTGCCGGCGCGCCAGCTGGCCACCAGCACCAAATAA
- the ssuE gene encoding NADPH-dependent FMN reductase: protein MSILLLGGSPQLPSSSSRLLLHIGDQLALQGHSYAKLHVRDLPARALLLADYDDVTIARAVRAVADADAIVIATPIYKASYTGLLKAFLDLLPQDGLAGKLVLPLATGGGHAHTLALDYALRPVLHALGAKQVFTSIYANSQQLDWHEERGLSLDAPIAARVQAGIEELSAGLFVLQGRRPSAPADIAVPVRSLQDQPYAPRFQAA, encoded by the coding sequence ATGAGCATCTTGTTATTGGGCGGTAGCCCCCAGCTACCATCGAGTTCCAGCCGCTTGCTGCTGCATATCGGCGACCAGCTGGCGCTGCAGGGCCACAGCTACGCCAAGCTGCATGTGCGCGACCTGCCGGCGCGCGCCTTGCTGCTGGCCGACTATGACGACGTGACGATCGCCCGCGCCGTGCGCGCCGTGGCCGACGCCGATGCCATCGTCATCGCCACGCCCATCTACAAGGCGTCCTATACAGGCCTGCTGAAAGCCTTCCTGGACCTGCTGCCGCAAGATGGCCTGGCCGGCAAGCTGGTGCTGCCGCTGGCCACGGGCGGCGGCCACGCCCACACCCTGGCGCTCGACTATGCGCTGCGTCCCGTGCTCCATGCGCTGGGCGCCAAGCAGGTCTTCACCAGCATTTACGCCAATTCGCAACAGCTGGACTGGCATGAAGAACGGGGCCTGAGCCTGGATGCGCCGATCGCCGCGCGCGTGCAGGCCGGCATCGAGGAACTGTCGGCCGGCCTGTTCGTGCTGCAGGGCCGGCGTCCTTCCGCGCCAGCCGATATTGCGGTGCCCGTCCGTTCGCTGCAGGACCAGCCTTACGCTCCCCGGTTTCAAGCCGCCTGA